DNA from Brevibacterium sp. 'Marine':
TGGCGTGCGGGACGGCGATCCAGATGGCGAAGCCGATTCCGACGACTCCGCCGATCAGCTTGCCGACGATGATCGCAGCGACCATGTTCGGCTGAAAGTTCGCGGAGAAGGCCAGGTGGTCGCCGAACGTGAAGGCGGCGCATACAGCGAACGCGATGGCGACGACCTTGTCGCGAGCGGGCATGAGGGGAATGATCCGGAACAGTGCCAGCACATTCGCCGCTCCGGCCAAAATGCCCGCCGCACCTTCTTCGCTGAAACCGAGTCGATTGCCGACGGCGGTCAATGGCTTCGTCAGCCAAGTGCGGATGGCGTAGACCATTGGGAAGGCCCCGGCGAGCATGATGCCCACGGCGCCTGCAACTTCCAGGGCACGATACTGGTCTTGCTGATCGGCAATGATGGGCGCGAGCGGCCACTGCCCGAATACGTCGAAGACTCCGGTGAAGTACTGGACCACCGAAGCGGCGAGGGCCAGGCGGATGATGATGTCGAGGACTCTGCCGAACGTGATGAATGCCCGAACCATGAAATCGGTGACGAAACGAAGGCCGAGTGCCAGCAGTCCGACGAAGATGATGATTGGAATCATGTTGAGCAGGATGTCGGTCATAGGCATGTCGAAAGGCTTTGTCGAAGCCGCCGAGGTTGAGATCTCGGTACGAAGAGGCACCTGGGTGTATTGGAGTACGAGGACGATGATGAGAATCGAGACCGGCACTGCGAGGAGTCCGGCCATGATTCCGAGAGCCATGTACTTGTGGTCGCGCTTGCCGAGCATTGCCAGACCGACCGGTATGACGAAGATGATTGTCGATCCTGTGATGAAACTGACGACGAACGCGAAGATCCATCCTGCATGGCTACCGGCGGTCTCGGCCGCCAGATGGTAAGGACCCAGGTCGGGGGCGATGACCAGACCAGCCGCGATTGACGGATCAGAATGCATCCATGCGTAGAGCGGGCCGACAACCGTGGTGATGATGGTGCTGAGGATCGGGATCAATGCCATGATCCCTGCCACGGGTAGGAAGATCGGTCCGATGGAATGGATGCCTTCTTTGAACTCTCTCCCGAAGCCCCTGTCGTCATCGAATATCGATGCGATGGCTCCGATGATCAGGAAGATCATCATGATCGCGATGACTGCCTGGCCGATAATCTCCATTGATTTCTCCTCGGTCACGCGTGCTTTCGCACGCAGATACACAACTGATACATCAGTCAGGCGATTACGTTATCCGCAAAATGTGATCAAATCAACACCGGGGAAAGACGTCTCGTCTGGAGGCCGTGGAAGACTCGCGCCTTTGAGTCAGGGCGCGTTGTGTGTTCGGCGCCTGACGACTAGGTGACTGCGGGCATGTGAGTCGAGGGCTTGAGGCGGAAGCTCAGTTCCAGATGGAGTCTGGCCCAGTGTGGGGCGGGGGCGGCGCCCAGTGCGCGGTGAGGGTCAGCGCAAGGTGGAGCGGACGGTCTTGTCGAACTCGCGGACGTGCTCGGCGGCGCGGCCGGCGACGGCCTCCTCGTTGCCGTCGAGGATCGCCTCGAGCAGATCGATGTGCTCGCGGATATGGGTGACGAGATCCGGGATCCCCGGGATGACCAGACACCAGATGCGGGTGGCCAGATCGTCGAGGCGGATGAGGGTCTCCGACAGGTGCGGGTTGTCCACAGAGCTGTAGATGAGGCGATGGACGTCGAGGTCGCGCTCCATGAGAGTGCGCTGCTCGTCGGTCGCCTCGAGTGCCCTGAGGTCGGCGATGGCGGCCGTGAAGTCCATGCGCCGCTCCGGGGTGAGGTTGCGTGCCGCGCGCCTGGCGGCGATCGGTTCGAGAGCCTCGCGCATCTCCGAGATCGTCGACAGATCGGTGAGGTCGACATTCGTGGCGAAGGTCCCGCGTCGCGGATACGACACGACGAGGTGATCGCGCTCGAGGCGTTTGAGGGCCTCTCGGATGGGGGTTCGCCCGACGTCGAGCTCGGAGCTCAGGGCCGCCTCGTTGATCGGATCGCCGGGAGCGATGTCGAGCATGATGAGCCGGTGCCGCAGGATCTCATAGGCGTGATTCGCCAAGGACGTCGTCGGTGACGTCGCATCGGCGGATGTGCTCATGAGAAGACTCCTCAAACTCTTTGCGGACAACGTATTGCGTCGGCTGGATTTCTCTGCCTACACTACAGGAACGCATCTGATATATTAGTTGCTGATCAGCCGGGGTCGGCTGATCAGCACCGATCGAAGGAGATCCATGACAGAGCAGCTCGCGGCCCCTGCCGTCGATGACACCGCCACGCCCGATGCCTCGGCGGGCGCTTCCGCCGAGACCTTCCACAGCCGTGAACCCGTCGAACTGAGCACTTCGATCGCCGAACTCGATCCCTCCATCGCCGGCTTCATCGACGCCGAACTGGCCCGGCAGCGCGAGGGCCTGGAGATGATCGCCTCGGAGAACCACACCGCCGCGGCAGTCATGGAAGCTCAAGGATCGGTGCTCACGAACAAGTACGCCGAGGGCTACCCGGGCCGCCGCTACTACGGTGGCTGCGAACACGTCGATGAGATCGAACGCATCGCCATCGACCGCGTCAAGGCCCTCTTCGGCGCCGCATACGCCAACGTCCAGCCGCACTCCGGTGCTCAGGCCAACGCCTCGGTCATGCACGCCCTCATCCGTCCCGGCGACACCGTCCTCGGCCTCAACCTCGCCCACGGCGGCCACCTCACCCACGGAATGAAGATCAACTTCTCCGGCCGCCTCTACTCGATCGTCCCCTACGGCCTCGACGACACCGGACGCGTCGACATGGCCGAAGTCGAACGCCTCGCCCAGGAACACCAGCCGAAGCTCATCGTCGCCGGCTGGTCGGCCTACACCAGGCAGCTCGACTTCGCCGAGTTCCGCCGCATCGCCGACTCCGTCGGTGCCTACCTCATGGTCGACATGGCCCACTTCGCCGGACTCGTCGCCGCGGGCCTCCACCCCTCACCGGTCCCGCACGCCCACGTCGTGTCCTCGACGACGCACAAGACACTCGGCGGCCCCCGAGGCGGCATCATCCTCACCAATGACGCGGACATCGCAAAGAAGATCAACTCCGCCGTCTTCCCCGGTCAGCAGGGCGGACCCCTCGAACACGTGATCGCCGGCAAGGCCGTGGCCTTCGGCCTGGCCGCCACCGACACCTTCGTCGACAAGCAGAAGCGGACCCTGGCCGGGGCTTCTGAACTCGCCCGCCGCCTGACCGAAAGCGATGTCGCCGAGCGCGGGATCTCCGTCCTCACCGGCGGCACCGACGTCCACCTCGTCCTCGTCGATCTGCGCAACTCGACCCTCGACGGAGCCCAGGCCGAAGATCTGCTCGCCCAGATCGGCATCACCGTCAACCGCAACGCCGTGCCCGATGACCCCCGACCGCCGATGGTCACCTCCGGACTGCGGATCGGCACCCCGGCGCTGGCCAGCCGCGGCTTCGGTTCCGCAGCCTTCGTCGAGGTCGCCGACATCATCGCGCAAGTGCTCAAGGCCGGCACCGACGAGAACGGCGCGAGCCCGGAGATCATCGCCGAACTGAGCGCACGCGTCACCCGACTCGCGAACGACCACCCCCTGTACCCCACCCTCACCGAGATCGGAGCACGCTGATGGCTGACCAGCTTCCCGAACACCCCGACTTCCTGTGGCGCAATCCGGAGCCGAAGAAGTCCTACGAAGCCGTCATCGTCGGCGGCGGCGGACACGGCCTCGCCACCGCCTACTACCTGGCGAAGAACCACGGAATGACGAACATCGCCATTCTCGAACGCGGCTGGCTCGCCGGGGGCAACATGGCCCGCAACACGACGATCATCCGCTCGAACTATCTGTGGGACGAATCCGCCGCGATCTACGAGAAGTCCCTCAAGCTCTGGGAGCAGCTGCCCGAAGAGCTCGACTACGACTTCCTCTTCTCCCAGCGCGGCGTGCTCAACCTCGCCCACACCCTCCAGGACGTGCGCGAATCCCAGCGACGGGTGAATGCGAACACGCTCAACGGCGTCGACGCCGAATGGCTCGACCCCAAGCAGGTCAAGGAAGTCTGCCCGATCATCAACATCGGCGACGACCTCCGCTACCCCGTGATGGGCGGCACCTATCAGCCGCGCGCCGGCATCGCCAAGCACGATCACGTCGCCTGGGCCTTCGCCCGCAAGGCCGACGAAATGGGTGTCGACATCATCCAGAACTGCGAGGTCACCGGCATCGAACGCATCGGCGATCAGGTCGTCGGCGTGCAGACGAACCGCGGACCGATCGCCACCGAGAAAGTTGCGTTGGCCGTGGCCGGGGACTCCTCGGTGCTCGCCGACATGGCCGGGATCCGCCTGCCGATCCAGACCCATCCGCTGCAGGCACTGGTCTCCGAACTCTTCGAGCCCGTGCACCCGACCGTGGTCATGTCCAACCACGTCCACGTCTACGTCTCCCAGGCGCACAAGGGCGAACTCGTCATGGGCGCCGGCGTCGACTCCTACAACGGATACGGTCAACGAGGCGGCTTCCACGTCATCGAGGAACAGCTGGCCGCCGCGGTCGAGCTCTTCCCGATCTTCGCCCGCGCCCATGTGCTGCGCACCTGGGGCGGCAACGTCGACGTCACCCTCGACGCCTCACCGATCGTGTCGAAGACCGAGGTCGACGGACTCTACGCCAACTGCGGCTGGGGCACCGGCGGCTTCAAGGGAACACCGGCGGCCGGCTTCACCTACGCCCACACCATCGCGAACGACGAACCCCACCCGCTCAACGCCCCATTCGCCCTCGACCGCTTCGAAACCGGCCACCTCATCGACGAACACGGCGCCGCAGCCGTGGCCCACTGAGCGGAAGGAAAGAGACACCGACATGCTGCTCATCCACTGCCCGAACTGCGGGCCACGCGACGAAACCGAATTCCACTACGGCGGACAGGCCCACGTTGCCTACCCCGAAGACCCGTACGCCCTGACCGACAGGGAATGGGCCGAGTACCTCTTCTACCGTGAGAACAGCCGCGGTGCCTTCGCCGAGATGTGGAGCCACAGCGCCGGCTGCCGGAAGTGGTTCAACGCCGTCCGCGACACGGCCACCTACGACTTCACCGCGATCTACCCGATCGGCTCGCCCCGTCCCGACACACAAGGAGAGGTTCGATGACGAACACCACCCGTCTGCCCGGTGCCACCGGCATCGACACCACCCGCCCGATCGACTTCACCGTCGACGGACAGGCCTACTCGGGCTTCGCCGGTGACACGATCGCCAGCGCGCTGATCGCCGCCGGCCGCATCGACTGCGGCAACTCGACCTACCTCGGACGCGCCCGCGGCATCCTCGGCGCCGGCGTCGAGGAGTCCAATGCGCTCGTGCGCGTGCACTCCCGGTTCTCCGGAGACGTCTCCGAGTCGATGCTGCCCGCCACCCGCGTCGCCATCGCCGAAGGGCTCGAGGCCGACTACCTCGCCGGGCTCGGCATCCTCGACCCCGGCCAGGACGAACTGACCTACGAGCACAAGCATGTGCACACCGACATCCTCATCGTCGGCGCCGGCCCCGCCGGACTCGCCGCCGCACGCGAGGCCGGCAAGTCCGGTGCCCGCACCCTGCTCCTCGACGACCAGTCGCTGCCCGGCGGCTCGCTGCTGGCGGCGGGACCGGCCACGGCCGAGACCATCGACGGCGTCGACGCCCTGGAGTGGGTCGAGTCCACCGTCGCCGGATTCGCCGAGCACGAAGAACTCACCTATGTCCCGAACACCACGGTCTTCGGCAGCTACGACTCGAACTACTTCGTCGCCCTCGAAGACCGCACCGACGCGGTTGCCGCCGCCGGCGGTCACGGAGTGCGCCAGAAGGTCTGGCACATCCGCGCCGGTCAGGTCGTGCTCGCCACCGGCGCCCACGACCGTCCGATCGTCTTCGCCGACAACGACCGCCCCGGCATCATGCTCGCCTCGGCCGTGCGCACCTACCTCGGCCGCTACGGGGTCGCCGCAGGGCAGAACGTGGCCGTGGCGACGACGAACGACTCCGCCTATGATCTCGTCACCGACCTCCACGCAGCAGGCATCACCGTCCCTGCGGTCATCGACTCCCGCCCGACCGCCTCGGCGGTGGCCGAATCCGTCACCGCAGCCACGGGCACACGGCTGATCCTCGGCTCAGCGGTCACCGGCACCGCCGGTGAAGGTCCTGCCGGACGAATCAGCGCGATCACTGTCGCCGAACTCGATGACGACGCCGTCGCTGCGAGCCAGGGCGAGGAGATCGCCGTCGACCTGCTCGCGGTCTCCGGCGGACATTCGCCGGTCATCCACCTGCACGGTCAGCGCAAGGGCGCAATCCACTGGAACGTCGACATCGCGGCCTTCGTGCCGACGACGCCCGTGCGTGACCAGTTCACCGTCGGCGCCGTCACCGGGGACTATTCCCTCGAGGCGGCACTGCGGCAGGGCGCCGAGGCAGGCAGCCAGGCGGCCAACCGCACCGGTTTCCCGGCTGCCCTCGCCGTCCCCGCCGCCTCGCCGATGGCGTATGCCCCGGCACGTCCGCTGTGGCTGGTCACCTCCGCGCAGGACGATCACACGAACCTGAGCACGCACTTCATCGACTTCCAGCGCGACCAGACCGTCGCCGATGTGCAGCGGGCGATGGGCGCAGGTATGCGTTCGGTCGAGCACATCAAGCGCTACACCTCGATCTCGACGGCGAACGATCAGGGCAAGACCTCCGCGGTCAACGCGATCGGCGCGATCGCCTCGGTGCTGGGGGAGGCCGACGACCTCGGTCAGGTCGGGCACACGACCTTCCGCGCCCCCTTCGCCCCGGTGCCCTTCGCGGCACTGGCCGGACGGCGCAAGGGCGAACTCTTCGATCCCGCCCGCGTCACCTCGATCCACCCCTGGCACGTCGCCCACGGCGCCGAGTTCGAAGACGTCGGTCAGTGGAAGCGGCCCTGGTACTACCCGAAGCCGGGTGAGGACATGGAGGCGGCGGTGCTGCGCGAGGGCAAGGCCGTGCGCGAATCCGTCGGCTTCCAGGATGCCTCAACGCTCGGCAAGATCGAGATCCGCGGGGCCGACGCCGGAGAGTTCCTCGGCCAGATCTACACGAACGGCTTCAAGAAGCTCAAGGTCGGCAAGGGCCGGTACGGGCTGATGTGCAAGCCCGACGGCATGATCTTCGACGACGGGGTGACCCTGCGCGTGGCCGAGGACCGCTACTACATGACGACGACCACCGGCGGAGCGGCGACCGTCCTCGAATGGCTCGAGGAATGGCATCAGACCGAATGGCCGGACCTCGACGTCGTCTTCACCTCGGTGACCGAACAGTGGTCGACCGTCGCCGTGGCCGGCCCCCGGTCGCGCGACGTCATCGCGAAGGTCGCCCCGAACCTCGACGTCTCCAACGACGCCTTCGAGTTCATGGGCTTCCGCGAGACCACGCTGGCGAACGGCATCCCGGCCCGGATCTGCCGGATCTCGTTCTCCGGTGAGCTCGCCTTCGAGATCAACGTCGACACGTTCTACGGACTCGCCGTCTGGGAGGCCGTCGCCGAGGCGGGAGCCGAGTTCGACATCACCCCCTACGGCACCGAGGTCATGCACGTGCTGCGTGCGGAGAAGGGCTTCATCATCGTCGGTCAGGACACCGACGGCACCGTGACGCCTGCCGACGCGGGCATGGAGTGGATCGTGTCGAAGGTCAAGGACTTCATCGGCAAACGCTCCTACTCCAGAGTCGACACGGCCCGTGAGGACCGCAAGCACCTCGTCGGAGTCCTGCCCGTCGACGGCACGACCCGCCTGGCCGAAGGCGCCCAGCTCATCACCTCGGGCACCCCGGTCACACCGGAGGCCGGTCCGGTGCCGATGATCGGGCACGTCACCTCGTCCTATATCTCGCCGAGCCTCGACCGTCCGTTCGGTCTGGCGATGGTCGAGAACGGCCGCAACCGTGAAGGTGAGATCGTTCAGTCCCCGCTGGGAGACACCTTGATCGATGTCGAGATCACCTCGCCCGTCTTCTACGATCCGGAAGGAAACCGCCGCGATGGCTGACACCACCTACACCACTTCACCTGCGAAGTCGACCGCGGGTCTCGACGATCTGCGTGTCTCCCCGGCCGCCCACCTCAGCCGTGAGATGGCCGCGGCCAGCCAGGCCGGCGGCACGGCAGTGGCCCTGCGCGAACTGCCGTTCTCCGTGCAGCTCGGGCTGCGCGCCGAACCGGACTCCGCCTCGTGGAAGTCCCTCGAGAACACCTTCGGTCTGCCCCTGCCGCGCCGCGTCGGCGAGGTCACCGGGGACCAGGCAGGTCTGCACGTCCTGTGGCTGAGCCCCGACGAGTTCCTCGCCGTCGACGTCTCCCGCCAGCAGCAGCCGGGAGAGACCCTCGTCGCCGAGGCGGGACTCGCAGGACTGCCCGGGCAGGCCCTCGACCTCTCGGCCAACCGCACCATCCTGCAGCTGAGCGGGTCCAAGGCTCGCGAGGTGCTCGAGAAGAGCTGCCGCGCCGACCTCCACCCGCGGGCCTTCGGCGTCGGCACGGCGATCGTGACCTCGCTCGGCCCGGTGCCGGTCATCCTCCATCACTCCTCGGTGCTCGAATACCGTGTCTACCCGCGAGCGAGCTTCGCAGACTTCACGGTCCGCTGGCTGCTCGACGGAATGGCCGAATTCCTCGATGAGGATGCGGCGGCGACCGGTGCGGACGGCTCGTCGGCGGGTTCTGAAGGGGGCGCCGGCTGATGGCACTCGGGGTCCTCGATCTGTTCTCGATCGGCATCGGGCCCTCCTCCTCGCACACGGTGGGGCCGATGCGTGCAGCGGTGCGCTTCGTCGACGAACTCGCCGCAGAGGGTCTGCTCGATCGCGTCGACGCGATCCGGGTCGGCCTCTTCGGGTCGCTGGGGGCGACGGGAATCGGGCACGGCTCGGACTCCGCCGTGCTCGCCGGACTGAGCGGGAAGGAACCGGAGACGCTCGACCCGGATTCCGTGGGCCCGCTGGTCGCCAGGGTCCGCGAGGAAGGGACGCTCAACCTCGGCGGGCGAAGGGATGTCCCCTTCGATGTTCGATCGGACCTCACGCTGCACCTGCGGGAATCCCTGCCCGGCCATCCCAACGGGATGCGCATCAGCGCCGAGGCGGCCGGTGAGCTCATCGAGCGCGAGTACTACTCGGTGGGCGGGGGATTCGTCGTCACCGCCGAGGAGCTCGCCGCGGAGAAGGACGCCGCCGAGGCGATCGACGCGGCCGCGAGCGGTCCCGGATCCGGCGAGGACAGTGCGCGGGGATCAGGTCGGGACGGTGACGTCATCGAATTCTCCACCGCCGATGAACTGCTCGCACGGTGCCGGGCGCACGGGCTGTCCATCGCCGATCTCATGGCGGTCAACGAACGAGCCCGCCAGACTGATGAGACCCTGCGGGCCCGGCTGCTCGAGATCTGGGCGGTGATGCGCGAATGCGTGCACAACGGCTGCACCCGCACCGAGACGACGCTGCCCGGCGGACTCAAGGTGCGCCGCCGCGCCCCGGAACTGAAGGCAAAGCTCGAAGCCGCGGACTATCGGGCATCGGGCTCCCTCGACGCCCTCGAATGGGTCAACCTCTACGCGCTGGCCGTCAACGAGGAGAACGCCTCGGGCGGGCGGATCGTCACCGCCCCGACGAACGGGGCCGCGGGCATCATCCCCGCGGTGCTGCACTATATGGACCGGTTCGTCACCGGCGACAGCGACGGCGAGGGCGATGCGAGCGTGTCGGACGATGCCGTCGTGCAATTCCTGCTCACTGCCGGGGCCATCGGAATCCTGTTCAAGCGCAATGCCTCGATCTCCGGCGCCGAGGTGGGCTGCCAGGGGGAGGTCGGATCGGCCTGCGCGATGGCTGCCGCAGGACTGTGCGCCGTGCTCGGCGGAACACCGGAGCAGGTGGAGAACGCCGCCGAGATCGGGCTCGAGCACAACCTCGGGCTCACCTGCGATCCGGTCGGCGGCCTTGTGCAGGTGCCGTGCATCGAACGCAATGCCATCGCCTCGGTGAAGGCGATCAATGCGGCCCGGCTGGCCATGCACGGCGACGGCTCCCACCGGGTGAGTCTCGACCAGGCGATCGAGACCATGCGGCAGACTGGAGCCGATATGAAATCGAAGTACAAGGAGACATCGCGCGGCGGACTCGCCGTCAATGTCATCGAATGCTGAGCGGCACGATTCCCGGTTTTCGGGCCGCCTGCAGATTTTGCACCACCCCAGACTCGGCACTACTGAACAGAAAGATTCAGACATGCAGGACTACATCTTCACCCTCGAATGCGCAGAGCGCCCCGGCATCCTCCACTCGGTGACCGGCGCCCTGCTCACCCACGGAGGGGATATCAAGGAACTCAAACAGTTCGACGACCAGTCGACGCAGCAGCTGTTCCTGCGCATCGACTTCAGCATCTCCGCCGAGCCCGGCAACGGGATCGAAGCACTGCGCAGCGACTTCGAGGCGCTCGGCGAGGAGTTCGGGGCGACCTGGCAGCTGTGGCCGCAGGGTCAGAAGCGGCGGGTGCTCATCATGGTCTCGAAGTTCGAACACTGCCTCAACGATCTGCTCTTCCGGGCCCGGGTCGGCGAGCTGCCGATCGAGATCGCCGCGGTCGTGTCGAACCACCCCGACCATCGGGAGCTCGTCGAATGGCACCACATCCCCTTCTTCCGGATCCCGGTGACGAAGGAGACGAAGCCCGAGGCCGAGGCGAAGCTGCTCGAACTCGTCGACCGCTTCGAGGTCGACCTCGTGGTGCTCGCCCGTTATATGCAGATCCTCTCCGACGACCTCGCCCGCGAACTCACCGGACGCGCCATCAACATCCACCACTCATTCCTGCCGTCGTTCAAGGGTGCCAAGCCCTACCATCAGGCATGGGAGCGCGGGGTCAAGACCGTCGGGGCGACCGCGCACTTCGTCAACTCCGAACTCGACGAGGGCCCGATCATCGCCCAGCAGCTCGTCGAGGTCGACCATGCCTTCACCCCCGAGGACCTCGTCGCCGCCGGCCGCGATGCCGAGTGCAAGGCGCTGTCCAACGCCGTGAAGTGGCACTGCGACGGCCGTGTGTTCCTCTCGGGCAAGAGGACCATCGTCCTGCGCTGAGCCTTCTTCCTCACCGACCGCTCAGGTTGCCGTCGCTGTACCGCGTTATGCGGCGAGCGGTCGACGGCAACCTGAGCGGTCGGCGTATTGAGGCAGTGTCACCGGGCGTGATTGATCTGCACGTGCTTGGTTCGGGAGAAGTCGTTGAGCGCGTAGATCGACAGGTCGCGCCCGTAGCCCGAGCCCTTGAACCCGCCCCACGGGACTTCGGCGGCCAGCGCCAGATGCGAGTTCACCCACACAGTGCCGAAGTCGAGGCGGCGCGGCACATCGAGGCTGCGCGCGGCATCCCGCGTCCACACCGAGGCGGCCAGGCCGTAGGGGACTTCGTTGGCTCGCGTGATCGCCTCGTCCTCGGACTCGAAGGTCTCGATCGTCACGACCGGTCCGAAGATCTCCTCCTGTGAGGCTTCCGAGCCGGCCGCCACATCGGCGAGCACGGTCGGAGCGACGAAGAACCCCGGGCCCTCGATCGGCCCACCGCCGACGACGGGCCGGGCACCATCGGCAATCGCACGGTCGAGGAAGCCGGTCACCCGCTCGAAGTGCGCCTGCGAGACCAGCGGCCCGAGCTCGACCTCGGCACCTCCCCGGGGATCGCCGACGACATACGTCGAGACCTCCTCGGCGAGGAGTCGCGTGAACTCCTCGGCGACCGAGGACTCGACGAGCACCCGCGTGCCGGCACCGCACTCCTGCCCCGAATTCCAGAACCCTGCGGTGCGTACACCTTCGGCCGCGGCTGCCAGGTCCGCATCGGCGAAGACGACGACCGGGGCCTTGCCGCCGAGCTCGAGATGCACCCGCTTGAGGCTCTCGCCGGCGCTCGTGGCCACGGCCTTCCCGCTGCCGACGCTGCCGGTCAGCGCCACGAGGTCGATATCGGGGTGACTCGACAGACGCGCTCCGACGCTGGGTCCGAGACCGAGGACGATATTGAGAACACCGGCGGGCAGGAGATCGGCGATGAGCTCGAGGAGCTTGAGCGCCGTCAGCGGAGTCTGCTCGGAGGGTTTGAGCACCATTGTGTTCCCGGCGGCGAGCACCGGACCGATCTTCCATGCGGCCATGAGCAGCGGATAGTTCCAGGGCACGACGACCCCGACGACACCGACCGGTTCGCGCAGGATGATCGAGGTGTGGTCCTCGACGTAGTCGCCC
Protein-coding regions in this window:
- a CDS encoding sarcosine oxidase subunit beta family protein: MADQLPEHPDFLWRNPEPKKSYEAVIVGGGGHGLATAYYLAKNHGMTNIAILERGWLAGGNMARNTTIIRSNYLWDESAAIYEKSLKLWEQLPEELDYDFLFSQRGVLNLAHTLQDVRESQRRVNANTLNGVDAEWLDPKQVKEVCPIINIGDDLRYPVMGGTYQPRAGIAKHDHVAWAFARKADEMGVDIIQNCEVTGIERIGDQVVGVQTNRGPIATEKVALAVAGDSSVLADMAGIRLPIQTHPLQALVSELFEPVHPTVVMSNHVHVYVSQAHKGELVMGAGVDSYNGYGQRGGFHVIEEQLAAAVELFPIFARAHVLRTWGGNVDVTLDASPIVSKTEVDGLYANCGWGTGGFKGTPAAGFTYAHTIANDEPHPLNAPFALDRFETGHLIDEHGAAAVAH
- a CDS encoding sarcosine oxidase subunit delta; translation: MLLIHCPNCGPRDETEFHYGGQAHVAYPEDPYALTDREWAEYLFYRENSRGAFAEMWSHSAGCRKWFNAVRDTATYDFTAIYPIGSPRPDTQGEVR
- a CDS encoding 2Fe-2S iron-sulfur cluster-binding protein, which codes for MTNTTRLPGATGIDTTRPIDFTVDGQAYSGFAGDTIASALIAAGRIDCGNSTYLGRARGILGAGVEESNALVRVHSRFSGDVSESMLPATRVAIAEGLEADYLAGLGILDPGQDELTYEHKHVHTDILIVGAGPAGLAAAREAGKSGARTLLLDDQSLPGGSLLAAGPATAETIDGVDALEWVESTVAGFAEHEELTYVPNTTVFGSYDSNYFVALEDRTDAVAAAGGHGVRQKVWHIRAGQVVLATGAHDRPIVFADNDRPGIMLASAVRTYLGRYGVAAGQNVAVATTNDSAYDLVTDLHAAGITVPAVIDSRPTASAVAESVTAATGTRLILGSAVTGTAGEGPAGRISAITVAELDDDAVAASQGEEIAVDLLAVSGGHSPVIHLHGQRKGAIHWNVDIAAFVPTTPVRDQFTVGAVTGDYSLEAALRQGAEAGSQAANRTGFPAALAVPAASPMAYAPARPLWLVTSAQDDHTNLSTHFIDFQRDQTVADVQRAMGAGMRSVEHIKRYTSISTANDQGKTSAVNAIGAIASVLGEADDLGQVGHTTFRAPFAPVPFAALAGRRKGELFDPARVTSIHPWHVAHGAEFEDVGQWKRPWYYPKPGEDMEAAVLREGKAVRESVGFQDASTLGKIEIRGADAGEFLGQIYTNGFKKLKVGKGRYGLMCKPDGMIFDDGVTLRVAEDRYYMTTTTGGAATVLEWLEEWHQTEWPDLDVVFTSVTEQWSTVAVAGPRSRDVIAKVAPNLDVSNDAFEFMGFRETTLANGIPARICRISFSGELAFEINVDTFYGLAVWEAVAEAGAEFDITPYGTEVMHVLRAEKGFIIVGQDTDGTVTPADAGMEWIVSKVKDFIGKRSYSRVDTAREDRKHLVGVLPVDGTTRLAEGAQLITSGTPVTPEAGPVPMIGHVTSSYISPSLDRPFGLAMVENGRNREGEIVQSPLGDTLIDVEITSPVFYDPEGNRRDG
- the glyA gene encoding serine hydroxymethyltransferase — translated: MTEQLAAPAVDDTATPDASAGASAETFHSREPVELSTSIAELDPSIAGFIDAELARQREGLEMIASENHTAAAVMEAQGSVLTNKYAEGYPGRRYYGGCEHVDEIERIAIDRVKALFGAAYANVQPHSGAQANASVMHALIRPGDTVLGLNLAHGGHLTHGMKINFSGRLYSIVPYGLDDTGRVDMAEVERLAQEHQPKLIVAGWSAYTRQLDFAEFRRIADSVGAYLMVDMAHFAGLVAAGLHPSPVPHAHVVSSTTHKTLGGPRGGIILTNDADIAKKINSAVFPGQQGGPLEHVIAGKAVAFGLAATDTFVDKQKRTLAGASELARRLTESDVAERGISVLTGGTDVHLVLVDLRNSTLDGAQAEDLLAQIGITVNRNAVPDDPRPPMVTSGLRIGTPALASRGFGSAAFVEVADIIAQVLKAGTDENGASPEIIAELSARVTRLANDHPLYPTLTEIGAR
- a CDS encoding ethanolamine utilization protein EutH, coding for MEIIGQAVIAIMMIFLIIGAIASIFDDDRGFGREFKEGIHSIGPIFLPVAGIMALIPILSTIITTVVGPLYAWMHSDPSIAAGLVIAPDLGPYHLAAETAGSHAGWIFAFVVSFITGSTIIFVIPVGLAMLGKRDHKYMALGIMAGLLAVPVSILIIVLVLQYTQVPLRTEISTSAASTKPFDMPMTDILLNMIPIIIFVGLLALGLRFVTDFMVRAFITFGRVLDIIIRLALAASVVQYFTGVFDVFGQWPLAPIIADQQDQYRALEVAGAVGIMLAGAFPMVYAIRTWLTKPLTAVGNRLGFSEEGAAGILAGAANVLALFRIIPLMPARDKVVAIAFAVCAAFTFGDHLAFSANFQPNMVAAIIVGKLIGGVVGIGFAIWIAVPHAKKLEAQDAALEATIDNREPTLEGDPR
- a CDS encoding sarcosine oxidase subunit gamma family protein, whose amino-acid sequence is MADTTYTTSPAKSTAGLDDLRVSPAAHLSREMAAASQAGGTAVALRELPFSVQLGLRAEPDSASWKSLENTFGLPLPRRVGEVTGDQAGLHVLWLSPDEFLAVDVSRQQQPGETLVAEAGLAGLPGQALDLSANRTILQLSGSKAREVLEKSCRADLHPRAFGVGTAIVTSLGPVPVILHHSSVLEYRVYPRASFADFTVRWLLDGMAEFLDEDAAATGADGSSAGSEGGAG
- a CDS encoding GntR family transcriptional regulator; amino-acid sequence: MSTSADATSPTTSLANHAYEILRHRLIMLDIAPGDPINEAALSSELDVGRTPIREALKRLERDHLVVSYPRRGTFATNVDLTDLSTISEMREALEPIAARRAARNLTPERRMDFTAAIADLRALEATDEQRTLMERDLDVHRLIYSSVDNPHLSETLIRLDDLATRIWCLVIPGIPDLVTHIREHIDLLEAILDGNEEAVAGRAAEHVREFDKTVRSTLR